A stretch of the Rhizomicrobium sp. genome encodes the following:
- a CDS encoding EAL domain-containing protein, with amino-acid sequence MIDAARLLGFAFANADFLFEVDVNGTVTFATGAARDFVKDGAVVGKPAARLFATSETAKFATLSRSLAKGDRAGPFRLKLAAGAEVALSMFRLPDNGNQVSCTFSKPGGRGLAALDAKTGLQTRDGFLAAASQLAGEGDALALVNLPGLPKLCATLSEEDSAKLLGNIGAALTKVGAKAAGRLSQSSFCIIADAVGGMPKLAGKIRAALAESGAAALAIEETLVSLKGRDLSEAQRDLVMRYVVDKFTSGQWNGDAATDAATQFNRMLEETQDRLRALTETVADRSFGVVFQPVVDLKSGETSHFEALARFVGAATGESIQFIEALGISDAFDLAVAAKIVAVVEAKTSRDQQIAFNLSGRTICTPSNFGLLAGLLARKRALSGRLLIEITESAEIADLDAAAKAVAALRELGFRVGLDDFGAGAASLTYLHALPVDFVKFDGRLIAKLGQSRRDDVLLGGMVKLCAELGIVTVAEFLETAEQVSAAKAMGFDLGQGFYFGAGTEDIPAPGVKVAAKRKGVKEVWG; translated from the coding sequence ATGATCGACGCCGCCCGCTTGCTGGGCTTCGCCTTCGCGAATGCCGACTTCCTCTTCGAAGTCGACGTGAACGGCACCGTCACCTTCGCGACGGGCGCCGCGCGCGATTTCGTGAAGGACGGCGCCGTCGTGGGGAAGCCGGCCGCCAGGCTTTTCGCGACGTCGGAAACGGCGAAATTCGCGACCCTCAGCCGCTCGCTCGCCAAGGGCGATCGCGCGGGGCCGTTCCGGCTGAAGCTCGCGGCCGGTGCGGAGGTCGCGCTGTCGATGTTCCGTCTGCCCGACAACGGCAACCAGGTTTCCTGCACCTTCTCGAAACCGGGCGGCCGCGGCCTCGCCGCGCTCGACGCCAAGACCGGGCTTCAGACGCGCGACGGCTTCCTCGCGGCGGCATCGCAGCTGGCAGGCGAGGGCGACGCGCTTGCCCTCGTGAATCTTCCGGGCCTGCCGAAGCTGTGCGCGACGCTCAGCGAAGAGGATTCCGCCAAGCTGCTCGGCAATATCGGCGCGGCCCTGACCAAGGTCGGCGCCAAGGCAGCCGGACGGCTGTCGCAATCCAGCTTCTGCATCATCGCCGACGCGGTGGGCGGCATGCCCAAGCTCGCCGGCAAGATCCGCGCTGCCCTTGCCGAAAGCGGCGCCGCGGCGCTGGCCATCGAGGAGACGCTGGTCTCGCTCAAGGGGCGCGATCTTTCCGAAGCGCAGCGCGATCTCGTGATGCGCTATGTCGTCGACAAGTTCACCAGCGGGCAATGGAACGGCGACGCAGCGACCGATGCGGCGACGCAGTTCAACCGGATGCTGGAGGAGACCCAGGATCGCCTGCGCGCCCTGACCGAGACGGTCGCCGACCGCAGCTTCGGCGTCGTCTTCCAGCCGGTCGTCGACCTGAAGAGCGGCGAGACCTCGCATTTCGAGGCGCTCGCCCGCTTCGTAGGCGCCGCCACCGGCGAGTCCATCCAGTTCATCGAGGCGCTCGGCATCTCCGACGCGTTCGATCTCGCCGTCGCGGCGAAGATCGTCGCCGTCGTCGAAGCCAAGACTTCGCGGGATCAGCAGATCGCCTTCAACCTGTCGGGCAGGACGATCTGCACGCCGTCGAATTTCGGATTGCTGGCGGGTCTCTTGGCCCGCAAGCGCGCCTTGAGCGGCCGGCTCCTGATCGAGATCACCGAAAGCGCCGAGATCGCCGATCTGGATGCCGCCGCCAAGGCGGTGGCCGCGCTGCGCGAGCTCGGCTTCCGCGTCGGGCTGGACGATTTCGGCGCCGGCGCCGCGTCGCTCACCTATCTGCATGCGCTGCCGGTCGATTTCGTGAAGTTCGACGGCCGCCTGATCGCCAAGCTGGGGCAATCCCGGCGCGACGACGTGCTGCTGGGCGGTATGGTGAAGCTCTGCGCCGAACTCGGCATCGTCACGGTCGCCGAATTCCTCGAGACCGCCGAGCAGGTCTCCGCCGCCAAGGCGATGGGCTTCGATCTGGGCCAAGGCTTTTATTTCGGCGCCGGCACCGAAGACATTCCGGCCCCCGGCGTGAAGGTCGCTGCCAAGCGCAAGGGCGTAAAGGAAGTCTGGGGCTAG
- a CDS encoding metalloregulator ArsR/SmtB family transcription factor — MAYRNALEALADPTRRQVFERLRAGPSAVGKLANGLPVSRPAVSQHLKVLKKAGLVREEQDGTRRIYRIDPHGLAQLRAWLDQFWESALDAFKAEAEKDTGEDGT; from the coding sequence ATGGCTTACAGAAATGCCCTTGAAGCGCTGGCCGATCCGACCCGCCGTCAGGTGTTCGAACGACTGCGCGCCGGCCCCTCGGCCGTCGGCAAGCTCGCGAACGGCCTGCCGGTCAGCCGCCCGGCGGTGTCGCAGCATCTCAAGGTGCTGAAGAAGGCCGGGCTGGTGCGTGAAGAGCAGGACGGCACGCGCCGCATCTACCGCATCGATCCGCACGGCTTGGCGCAGTTGCGGGCCTGGCTGGATCAATTCTGGGAGAGCGCGCTCGACGCCTTCAAGGCGGAAGCCGAAAAGGACACAGGGGAAGACGGCACATGA
- a CDS encoding SRPBCC family protein — translation MSKTIVIAPVRKSLTVNATQARAFEVFTNGIDRWWPKGHSIGATPLRRSVIEPRQGGRWYTVHEDGSEAVVGHMLVWEPPVRIVFSWEIDAQWKPDATVASEVEVTFTPEGPNVTRVDLDHRGFESLGQEGGGKMRGAVDGGWPGILELFKSEAER, via the coding sequence ATGAGCAAGACCATCGTCATCGCACCGGTGCGGAAGAGCCTCACCGTCAACGCCACGCAGGCGCGCGCCTTCGAAGTCTTCACCAACGGGATCGACCGCTGGTGGCCGAAGGGCCATTCCATCGGCGCCACGCCGCTGCGCAGATCGGTGATCGAGCCGCGCCAGGGCGGACGCTGGTACACCGTGCACGAGGACGGCAGCGAAGCCGTGGTCGGACACATGCTTGTGTGGGAGCCGCCCGTCCGCATCGTCTTCAGCTGGGAGATCGATGCGCAATGGAAGCCCGACGCGACCGTCGCGTCGGAGGTCGAGGTGACCTTCACGCCGGAAGGGCCGAACGTCACGCGCGTCGACCTCGATCATCGCGGCTTCGAGAGTCTCGGCCAAGAAGGTGGCGGGAAGATGCGTGGCGCGGTCGATGGCGGCTGGCCGGGGATTCTGGAATTGTTCAAGAGCGAAGCCGAACGCTGA
- a CDS encoding SRPBCC family protein yields the protein MHRICHVAMGLLVAVALVCPGAHAAVADSAANGFSVAEAVHIAAPPEKVYAALVAPARWWSSKHTFSREAANLTLDPRAGGCWCETLAGGASVQHLVVVYAAPGKALVLRGALGPLQGLGVDGALTIRLTAAGDGTDLTATYNVGGYLKDGLASWAAPVDGVLGEQFARLKSLVETGAPAPKP from the coding sequence ATGCATCGAATCTGTCATGTCGCGATGGGCCTGCTCGTCGCCGTCGCGCTGGTCTGTCCGGGCGCGCATGCCGCGGTGGCCGATTCCGCCGCGAACGGTTTCTCGGTGGCGGAGGCCGTCCATATCGCGGCGCCGCCGGAAAAGGTCTATGCCGCGCTGGTCGCGCCCGCGCGGTGGTGGAGTTCGAAGCACACCTTTTCGCGAGAGGCTGCGAATCTCACGCTCGATCCGCGCGCCGGCGGCTGCTGGTGCGAGACCCTGGCCGGCGGCGCCTCGGTGCAGCACCTCGTCGTGGTCTACGCCGCGCCGGGAAAGGCGCTGGTGCTGCGCGGCGCGCTCGGGCCGCTCCAGGGGCTGGGCGTCGACGGGGCGCTGACGATCCGGCTGACGGCGGCCGGCGACGGCACCGATCTCACCGCGACCTATAATGTCGGCGGCTATCTCAAGGACGGCCTCGCGAGCTGGGCCGCGCCGGTCGACGGTGTCCTCGGCGAGCAGTTCGCGCGCCTCAAATCCCTCGTCGAAACCGGCGCCCCCGCACCCAAGCCCTGA